The genomic interval TCGCGCACGCGCACCGGCGCTGGCCGCATCAAGGGGATGTTGCCGAAAGGAACGCCCGTCGCGCACAAGACTGGAACCGTAGGCGGAATTGCCAACGACGTCGGTTATGTCACGCTCCCCGACGGTCGGCGGTTTGCGATCGCCGTGTTCACGAACAGCAGCGAGACACCCGTGGTGGACCGAGATCGGGCGATTGCGGAAGTTGGTCGGACTCTCTACGACTTTTATTACTTAACGGCAAGAGACAAATGACCTTTGTCATGCCTAACACCGTGTTAAACCGGAATGTGTAATATGCGGCTCTTAGGATTCGTTTTTGTGGTGGCGGCCATGTTGGCCGCTACCAAGGTTTCTGCCGCCCCTGAAGAGATCGAGTTTTCAGACCTTGCGGATCCTTTGGCCGTTGTCTTTGATGATCCCTACAGAGACATGGGGTTCCAACTGCTGAACGAGTTGAAGCTCATTCTGCAGGTGGATGAGAGACTCGCGCAAAACGATTTCCCTGAAGATGAGCGTGCCCGGCTCGAAGCCCGGCGCACCGCGGCGAAGGACATGCTGGAGATCAACGGTTACGACGTCGATGAGCTGATCGCCCAACGCTGGGAGGTTGCCAAGAAGCGGAAGGCCGCACTCATGGCCACGAACCCCGCGCTGGACAAGGTCGAGGTGACGCTGTCGGGCTATCTGATCCCTGCGCCGCAGGCCCCAGATGGCAACTACTACGGCTATCTGGTCTCGCAGGTGGGGATGTGCAGCCATCTTCCGCCGCCTCCGCCGAACGAACTCGTGCGGGTAAAGTTGAAAGAAGATCCGCAGGGCCAGTCTCTCTATGTGCCGGTTCAAGTCTCGGGCCTGCTGCGTGTCGAAGCAAGCGATGCCACCATCTTCATCCTCGATGGAGAGTCGCGGATGTTCAGCGGCTGGACCCTGGATGCCAACACCGTCGAGCAAAGAGAAGATTTGCGCGATGATAGCGCTGTGAATGCGTTCCATCAAACGTTCACCAACGGCATCGACTTGGCGGCCTCCACTGATACTGATACGGCCTCCCCTGATGCAGCCTCCGCTGATACGGTGCAGCCAATCACATGGAGAAATCTCGTCCCGCAAGTTGAGATTGATAACGATCCCTTTCTCGAGTTGACCTCTGATCAGAAACTCGACCTCGTGATAGCCTCCAGAATACGGGAGCTACAGTCGGAGGGCGTGGACATTACGCCAGAGCAAATGGAGAAGCTCACTGGCGCAGTAGAGCGGCTTGAAGCGGACGATATCGATATGGATGGTCTGATCGCTTTGCGCGGAGAGATCGTCGCCCAGCGGACGCACGCGATGGCGGCGGTCAACGGCACCCTGAACGGCAAGCAGGTGCGACTCGCCGGTTATGTCCTGCCACTCGGGACAGGTGGGGAAAAGATCACGGAATTCCTGCTCGTTCCATGGGTAGGTGCCTGCATCCACACGCCTCCGCCGCCTCCGAACCAGATGGTTCACATCTCGGTTCCCGGCGGGATGGAACCGCGAGGGCAATTCTCCCCGGTGTGGATCGAAGGAACGATCGAAGTGAAACCGGCGAGCTACGACCTGTTTCTCGTCGATGGCAGCATGCCGGTGAAAGTCGCCTACACCATGGTGACCGATGTTATCAGCGATTATTCGGCTGCGGAGTCGGACGACCTCGCCAAGGTGGAGATTCCCGAGAGTGCCTTCGAGGGTCACAGCTGGTTACAAATAGCGCAGGCGAAGGTTTCCCTGGTTTTCACCCAGGCCATGAGCGGCCTTCGCGACGATGGCAGCACGAAGGCCTTCTGGTTCGCGATCCTGGTGGCCTTCGGCTACGGTCTCGTGCACACGCTTGGTCCCGGCCATGGCAAGGCGGTAGTGATCTCCTACTTTGTTGGCGATGGAGGCAGCTTGCGCAAAGGCTTAAGGATGGGAGTGTTGATCGCGGTCTTTCATGTCCTGTCCTCGATCATCGTTGTGTTGGTGATGGATTTTGCGGTGAGGCAGGCCACCGGCCAGGCTCCTTCCGACTACCGCGCCATCCGCCTCGGCAGCTACGTCCTGATCATGGCCATCGGAGCCGTGATGTTGCGCAGTGCGATCCAAGCCTCGAGACAATCGCGGAAAAGCGTGGATTCTGAAACGGGTGATCACACCCACGCCGATCATGATCACCATCACGAACATCATG from Stieleria varia carries:
- a CDS encoding DUF3299 domain-containing protein, which encodes MLAATKVSAAPEEIEFSDLADPLAVVFDDPYRDMGFQLLNELKLILQVDERLAQNDFPEDERARLEARRTAAKDMLEINGYDVDELIAQRWEVAKKRKAALMATNPALDKVEVTLSGYLIPAPQAPDGNYYGYLVSQVGMCSHLPPPPPNELVRVKLKEDPQGQSLYVPVQVSGLLRVEASDATIFILDGESRMFSGWTLDANTVEQREDLRDDSAVNAFHQTFTNGIDLAASTDTDTASPDAASADTVQPITWRNLVPQVEIDNDPFLELTSDQKLDLVIASRIRELQSEGVDITPEQMEKLTGAVERLEADDIDMDGLIALRGEIVAQRTHAMAAVNGTLNGKQVRLAGYVLPLGTGGEKITEFLLVPWVGACIHTPPPPPNQMVHISVPGGMEPRGQFSPVWIEGTIEVKPASYDLFLVDGSMPVKVAYTMVTDVISDYSAAESDDLAKVEIPESAFEGHSWLQIAQAKVSLVFTQAMSGLRDDGSTKAFWFAILVAFGYGLVHTLGPGHGKAVVISYFVGDGGSLRKGLRMGVLIAVFHVLSSIIVVLVMDFAVRQATGQAPSDYRAIRLGSYVLIMAIGAVMLRSAIQASRQSRKSVDSETGDHTHADHDHHHEHHGNSDAHAHHDCLACSALEKKNKGAGTWLALAVGVVPCTGALLVLLFGVANDLLFPAILMVAAISAGMALAMSGIGVLAILGRRFAIRRMKADDPRRARFTSGLRITGAACVLLIGTLLFGLTYSNASQLTVPTPSSSLSATQQ